The following proteins come from a genomic window of Miscanthus floridulus cultivar M001 chromosome 2, ASM1932011v1, whole genome shotgun sequence:
- the LOC136536631 gene encoding uncharacterized protein, which translates to MTGLDWVEHKLANETACYNMFRITPDMFYRLHKVLTDEYDLKDTKKSISTEALGMFLWMVGAPQSYRQADDRFERSLGTVHNMFYRVLPCVVALGNDIIKPVDPEFSTMHPRVRNRRFYLEFKRCIGAIDGSHFPVLVPQDKFVQHLCRKGITTQNVMAACDFDMIFTFLLAGWPGSAHDTRVFEDAMTTFKDDFPHPPEGMFYLVDAGYPNRPGYLAPYKGTKYHIQDFQNAGEPRGNQEIFNYAHSSLRNVIERAFGVLKMKWRILLSIPAYPPQTQTQIIVACVALHNFIRLSRQFDVDFQHLDHHVNFVPAEAYLNQPETEPAPDSADREQMNAFHDSIANRLFNRY; encoded by the exons ATGACTGGGCTGGACTGGGTAGAACATAAACTAGCAAATGAAACTGCCTGTTACAACATGTTTAGAATCACCCCAGATATGTTCTATAGACTGCACAAGGTATTGACTGATGAGTATGACCTCAAAGACACAAAAAAGTCCATCTCAACTGAGGCTTTAGGTATGTTCCTTTGGATGGTTGGTGCTCCACAATCATATAGGCAAGCTGATGATAGATTTGAGAGGTCACTAGGCACAGTCCACAACATGTTCTATAGAGTGCTGCCCTGTGTTGTTGCACTTGGGAATGATATCATTAAACCTGTGGACCCAGAATTTAGTACAATGCATCCTAGGGTGAGGAACCGACGGTTCTATCTTGAATTCAAGAGGTGCATAGGAGCTATAGATGGCAGCCACTTCCCTGTTTTGGTGCCACAAGATAAATTTGTGCAGCACTTGTGTCGCAAGGGCATCACAACTCAGAATGTGATGGCTGCTTGCGACTTTGACATGATTTTTACTTTTCTCCTTGCGGGATGGCCGGGGTCTGCCCATGACACAAGAGTGTTCGAGGATGCCATGACAACATTCAAGGATGACTTCCCTCATCCACCTGAAG GGATGTTTTACTTGGTGGATGCCGGCTACCCAAACCGTCCCGGGTATCTTGCTCCTTACAAGGGAACGAAGTACCATATTCAAGACTTTCAAAACGCCGGAGAACCTCGAGGTAATCAGGAGATATTCAATTATGCACACTCATCTCTTAGGAATGTGATTGAAAGGGCCTTTGGCGTCTTGAAGATGAAGTGGCGCATATTGTTGAGTATCCCTGCCTATCCTCCTCAAACACAAACGCAGATTATAGTTGCTTGTGTTGCTTTGCATAACTTCATAAGGTTGAGTAGGCAATTTGATGTGGACTTCCAGCACCTAGATCATCATGTTAACTTTGTGCCGGCTGAAGCCTATCTTAATCAGCCAGAAACAGAGCCTGCCCCTGATAGCGCAGATCGTGAACAGATGAATGCCTTTCATGACAGCATTGCGAACAGGCTGTTTAATAGATATTGA